One segment of Synchiropus splendidus isolate RoL2022-P1 chromosome 4, RoL_Sspl_1.0, whole genome shotgun sequence DNA contains the following:
- the LOC128757021 gene encoding zinc fingers and homeoboxes protein 2-like isoform X1 gives MSNRRKSSTPCMVLVSGDLNKEQLANSERSESPAPDLPLENLDGLDQESKVEVQNAEEPTDTLSKQSDKSQPTSFQCKYCPFSTCNLTDFKQHVDSDHPSVILNPLYRCTLCNFDTNKFDSLTDHNETKHPGHRDFKFKRVLKDNNTVLEQTIVTNPTQTDQVTALNINGTVIIPDSNGIRGQDHVTPLLQRPPNVSTVPKVAIPLNTAKYNPSLDENLTLIASFNKFPYPTHAELSWLTAASKHPEEQIRIWFTTQRLKQGITWSPEEVEEARKKMFNGSIPPAHQTFSVSSTNSEAALSVKCPLSDRLDSKCLKRALPVSPPLGPDSKRPVMAVAPNPGDAKVFMAPPPPPPPKDRPSLAATVHSLAPKVKSMSSVGNKTKPVISMPSMVFPESLTRPMIAPLPIFAPPFKNSILIPRETSKEQHPALVPQQMIRPAVIQATLPKSQTVNIPRNKDNEGVNLKASVTRGILMPLADANGARVDAKRSTDVTSSSQKGEEAAAATKPDFPPKPPVLTQFPLLERMKGKSAEHFKVLEENFVRNSFPTHNDVEKMVSTTRLSHQEITSWFAERRALRDNLELALLNSMGSKKRQDYQTQAFNRNASQGMVGRQSPPPIIKDSVLNNNSYCVSPENRFPTLLKEDFGRWPSHEEYSQPDARMGGMNVDISRWYDSRMEMFHNFGVNGGRALNHNGALTANNKVLEVELGWLMEQRANNLSDQQRDDLHRLPSRLRQQDGGVPVTWPEDGAWQRARELLPEREDKMAGEASARLTG, from the exons ATGTCTAATAGAAGAAAGTCGTCGACCCCCTGCATGGTTCTGGTGTCGGGTGACCTGAACAAGGAGCAACTGGCCAACAGCGAACGTTCTGaatctccagctccagaccTTCCACTGGAGAATCTGGATGGTCTAGACCAGGAGTCAAAGGTGGAGGTTCAAAATGCAGAGGAACCAACCGATACACTGAGCAAACAGTCTGACAAGAGCCAGCCCACATCCTTCCAATGCAAGTACTGCCCATTCAGCACTTGCAACCTGACAGACTTTAAGCAGCACGTGGATTCTGACCACCCAAGTGTCATTCTGAACCCATTGTACCGCTGCACACTGTGCAACTTTGACACAAACAAATTTGATTCCCTGACTGACCACAACGAGACCAAGCACCCGGGCCACAGAGACTTCAAGTTTAAGCGGGTTCTGAAGGACAATAATACTGTTTTGGAACAGACAATCGTCACCAATCCGACCCAGACGGATCAAGTCACGGCTCTGAACATCAACGGAACAGTCATAATCCCAGATTCCAACGGCATCCGAGGCCAGGATCATGTGACGCCGCTGCTGCAGCGCCCACCCAATGTCAGCACCGTTCCCAAAGTAGCGATCCCATTAAACACGGCCAAGTACAACCCGTCCCTCGACGAAAACCTTACGCTGATCGCTTCCTTTAACAAGTTTCCGTACCCAACACATGCAGAACTGTCGTGGCTAACCGCTGCGTCAAAGCACCCAGAGGAGCAGATTCGGATCTGGTTCACCACACAGCGACTGAAACAGGGAATCACCTGGTCGCCTGAGGAGGTGGAAGAAGCCCGTAAGAAGATGTTCAATGGATCCATTCCTCCAGCGCATCAGACATTCTCAGTCTCCTCCACAAATAGTGAAGCAGCGCTATCGGTCAAATGTCCGTTGTCCGATCGCCTGGACAGCAAGTGTCTTAAAAGGGCTCTCCCCGTGAGCCCACCCTTGGGTCCTGATTCGAAAAGACCTGTGATGGCAGTTGCACCGAACCCCGGTGACGCGAAGGTGTTTATGGCTCCaccgcctccccctcctccaaaAGACCGTCCCTCACTTGCCGCGACAGTTCACTCTTTGGCGCCCAAAGTAAAGAGTATGTCATCTGTGGGGAACAAAACCAAGCCGGTGATTTCTATGCCCTCTATGGTCTTTCCGGAATCATTGACCCGACCGATGATTGCCCCACTTCCCATATTTGCACCGCCTTTCAAGAACTCTATTCTCATCCCGCGTGAAACTTCAAAGGAGCAACATCCTGCCCTTGTTCCACAGCAAATGATCAGGCCGGCGGTCATTCAGGCAACGTTGCCGAAGTCTCAAACTGTAAACATTCCACGCAACAAAGACAACGAGGGTGTCAACCTGAAAGCAAGTGTAACACGAGGAATTCTGATGCCGCTTGCCGACGCTAACGGGGCTCGCGTTGATGCGAAGCGCTCCACTGACGTGACGTCCAGTTCTCAAAAAGGCGAAGAAGCTGCAGCCGCCACGAAGCCAGATTTCCCGCCAAAACCACCCGTTCTGACGCAGTTCCCCCTGCTGGAGAGGATGAAAGGAAAGTCTGCCGAACACTTTAAAGTTTTGGAAGAAAATTTTGTACGGAATAGTTTCCCCACGCACAACGATGTGGAGAAAATGGTTAGCACCACACGGCTGTCTCACCAGGAAATCACCAGCTGGTTTGCGGAGAGACGAGCGCTACGCGACAATCTTGAGTTGGCGCTTCTCAACTCGATGGGTTCCAAGAAACGCCAGGATTATCAAACCCAAGCATTTAACAGGAATGCTAGCCAGGGCATGGTTGGCCGTCAGAGCCCCCCTCCCATCATCAAAGACTCAGTCCTCAACAACAATTCTTACTGTGTCTCTCCCGAGAACCGTTTCCCGACACTGCTTAAAGAGGATTTCGGTCGGTGGCCTTCACATGAGGAGTATAGCCAACCGGATGCTCGAATGGGAGGGATGAACGTTGACATTAGCCGCTGGTACGATAGCCGCATGGAAATGTTCCACAACTTCGGTGTGAATGGAGGCCGTGCCTTAAACCACAATGGGGCGCTAACGGCTAACAACAAAgtcctggaggtggagctgggCTGGCTGATGGAGCAGCGAGCCAACAATCTCAGCGATCAGCAGCGGGACGATCTTCACCGCTTACCAAG CAGGCTGCGGCAGCAGGACGGCGGCGTGCCGGTCACCTGGCCGGAGGACGGAGCGTGGCAGCGGGCGCGAGAGCTGCTGCCGGAGAGAGAGGACAAGATGGCGGGAGAGGCATCGGCGAGACTGACGGGCTGA
- the LOC128757021 gene encoding zinc fingers and homeoboxes protein 2-like isoform X2: MSNRRKSSTPCMVLVSGDLNKEQLANSERSESPAPDLPLENLDGLDQESKVEVQNAEEPTDTLSKQSDKSQPTSFQCKYCPFSTCNLTDFKQHVDSDHPSVILNPLYRCTLCNFDTNKFDSLTDHNETKHPGHRDFKFKRVLKDNNTVLEQTIVTNPTQTDQVTALNINGTVIIPDSNGIRGQDHVTPLLQRPPNVSTVPKVAIPLNTAKYNPSLDENLTLIASFNKFPYPTHAELSWLTAASKHPEEQIRIWFTTQRLKQGITWSPEEVEEARKKMFNGSIPPAHQTFSVSSTNSEAALSVKCPLSDRLDSKCLKRALPVSPPLGPDSKRPVMAVAPNPGDAKVFMAPPPPPPPKDRPSLAATVHSLAPKVKSMSSVGNKTKPVISMPSMVFPESLTRPMIAPLPIFAPPFKNSILIPRETSKEQHPALVPQQMIRPAVIQATLPKSQTVNIPRNKDNEGVNLKASVTRGILMPLADANGARVDAKRSTDVTSSSQKGEEAAAATKPDFPPKPPVLTQFPLLERMKGKSAEHFKVLEENFVRNSFPTHNDVEKMVSTTRLSHQEITSWFAERRALRDNLELALLNSMGSKKRQDYQTQAFNRNASQGMVGRQSPPPIIKDSVLNNNSYCVSPENRFPTLLKEDFGRWPSHEEYSQPDARMGGMNVDISRWYDSRMEMFHNFGVNGGRALNHNGALTANNKVLEVELGWLMEQRANNLSDQQRDDLHRLPRLRQQDGGVPVTWPEDGAWQRARELLPEREDKMAGEASARLTG, translated from the exons ATGTCTAATAGAAGAAAGTCGTCGACCCCCTGCATGGTTCTGGTGTCGGGTGACCTGAACAAGGAGCAACTGGCCAACAGCGAACGTTCTGaatctccagctccagaccTTCCACTGGAGAATCTGGATGGTCTAGACCAGGAGTCAAAGGTGGAGGTTCAAAATGCAGAGGAACCAACCGATACACTGAGCAAACAGTCTGACAAGAGCCAGCCCACATCCTTCCAATGCAAGTACTGCCCATTCAGCACTTGCAACCTGACAGACTTTAAGCAGCACGTGGATTCTGACCACCCAAGTGTCATTCTGAACCCATTGTACCGCTGCACACTGTGCAACTTTGACACAAACAAATTTGATTCCCTGACTGACCACAACGAGACCAAGCACCCGGGCCACAGAGACTTCAAGTTTAAGCGGGTTCTGAAGGACAATAATACTGTTTTGGAACAGACAATCGTCACCAATCCGACCCAGACGGATCAAGTCACGGCTCTGAACATCAACGGAACAGTCATAATCCCAGATTCCAACGGCATCCGAGGCCAGGATCATGTGACGCCGCTGCTGCAGCGCCCACCCAATGTCAGCACCGTTCCCAAAGTAGCGATCCCATTAAACACGGCCAAGTACAACCCGTCCCTCGACGAAAACCTTACGCTGATCGCTTCCTTTAACAAGTTTCCGTACCCAACACATGCAGAACTGTCGTGGCTAACCGCTGCGTCAAAGCACCCAGAGGAGCAGATTCGGATCTGGTTCACCACACAGCGACTGAAACAGGGAATCACCTGGTCGCCTGAGGAGGTGGAAGAAGCCCGTAAGAAGATGTTCAATGGATCCATTCCTCCAGCGCATCAGACATTCTCAGTCTCCTCCACAAATAGTGAAGCAGCGCTATCGGTCAAATGTCCGTTGTCCGATCGCCTGGACAGCAAGTGTCTTAAAAGGGCTCTCCCCGTGAGCCCACCCTTGGGTCCTGATTCGAAAAGACCTGTGATGGCAGTTGCACCGAACCCCGGTGACGCGAAGGTGTTTATGGCTCCaccgcctccccctcctccaaaAGACCGTCCCTCACTTGCCGCGACAGTTCACTCTTTGGCGCCCAAAGTAAAGAGTATGTCATCTGTGGGGAACAAAACCAAGCCGGTGATTTCTATGCCCTCTATGGTCTTTCCGGAATCATTGACCCGACCGATGATTGCCCCACTTCCCATATTTGCACCGCCTTTCAAGAACTCTATTCTCATCCCGCGTGAAACTTCAAAGGAGCAACATCCTGCCCTTGTTCCACAGCAAATGATCAGGCCGGCGGTCATTCAGGCAACGTTGCCGAAGTCTCAAACTGTAAACATTCCACGCAACAAAGACAACGAGGGTGTCAACCTGAAAGCAAGTGTAACACGAGGAATTCTGATGCCGCTTGCCGACGCTAACGGGGCTCGCGTTGATGCGAAGCGCTCCACTGACGTGACGTCCAGTTCTCAAAAAGGCGAAGAAGCTGCAGCCGCCACGAAGCCAGATTTCCCGCCAAAACCACCCGTTCTGACGCAGTTCCCCCTGCTGGAGAGGATGAAAGGAAAGTCTGCCGAACACTTTAAAGTTTTGGAAGAAAATTTTGTACGGAATAGTTTCCCCACGCACAACGATGTGGAGAAAATGGTTAGCACCACACGGCTGTCTCACCAGGAAATCACCAGCTGGTTTGCGGAGAGACGAGCGCTACGCGACAATCTTGAGTTGGCGCTTCTCAACTCGATGGGTTCCAAGAAACGCCAGGATTATCAAACCCAAGCATTTAACAGGAATGCTAGCCAGGGCATGGTTGGCCGTCAGAGCCCCCCTCCCATCATCAAAGACTCAGTCCTCAACAACAATTCTTACTGTGTCTCTCCCGAGAACCGTTTCCCGACACTGCTTAAAGAGGATTTCGGTCGGTGGCCTTCACATGAGGAGTATAGCCAACCGGATGCTCGAATGGGAGGGATGAACGTTGACATTAGCCGCTGGTACGATAGCCGCATGGAAATGTTCCACAACTTCGGTGTGAATGGAGGCCGTGCCTTAAACCACAATGGGGCGCTAACGGCTAACAACAAAgtcctggaggtggagctgggCTGGCTGATGGAGCAGCGAGCCAACAATCTCAGCGATCAGCAGCGGGACGATCTTCACCGCTTACCAAG GCTGCGGCAGCAGGACGGCGGCGTGCCGGTCACCTGGCCGGAGGACGGAGCGTGGCAGCGGGCGCGAGAGCTGCTGCCGGAGAGAGAGGACAAGATGGCGGGAGAGGCATCGGCGAGACTGACGGGCTGA